In Methanobacterium sp., the DNA window GGAAATTTAAAACCCAAATAATGGACATGGCTTTAAAATCACTATATGAATGCTCAAAATATGCTGAAGAGCTTGGATTAAAGATGAGTGTTGAAAACATGCCTGATATGGAATGTATGATCTGCAAAGACCTTGATGAGCTCCATGAATTAACTGGGAAGATAGATTCATCAATAACCCTTGATGTTGGACATGCACATAATATGGGATATTCTATCCATGAAATGCTTAAATATGATAATATAGGTCATATTCATCTAAGCGATAATGACGGCTCCTTTGATAATCATGATGCAATAGGCAGCAAAAATATTGACTTTAAAACACTTTTTAATGAGTTAAAAGGCATTAATTTTGATGGTGTATGTGTAATAGAAGTTAAAAAACGAGATGAGATTTTAAAAAGCCTTGATTATATAAAAAATTTAATTATTTAATGAAATGTATTTTTCAAGTTATATATTCTAATTTATTCTAACTGTAATTTACAATTATCATGTTTTAAGCCTTTAAATATCTTTAATTAATTATATTTGATTTATATTTTTAATCTCGTCTAATTTACGCATTTAAAAACGATAATTATTTATATTAATTAAGATAATTAACATTTAAAGATATATTGTTTAATTAACGGGGGTTTATTAATGGCGGATGAAAGAAATGTTTTTGTGGGTATTCTGGCAGTTATATTGGGATTGATTGTTATAACATTCCCTTTAATCAGTGTTTCAACATTAAATGTCCTTACAGGAATTGGTTTAATATTTGTAGGAATCTGGCTAATTGTTCAATGCATTACTATCTGGGAGAAGAATCCAGCTGCAGGAATATCTGACTTTATACTGGCTATTTTTGCTATACTGTTTGGAATAGTGTTTGTTGGGGATATAAAGCTATTTGAATTCTTCACATTCTTAGCACTTTATATTGTAGGATTCTTTATATTTTTAGTAGGATTAGTAACTATATTTTCAGGTAAAGGAATTAAAGGAAAAGCTGTTGGTATTATAGGAATCATATTCGGTGTTATATACATAATAATCGGTACTTACATGGGAAATCCTTTCTTTTTAGCTGCAATAATTGGTGCTTTCTTGATAATTGCAGGAATAATGGAACTTTTGGATATGTTCGGGGAAAATAAAGAATAAAAATCTAAAATTATCTCCTAATAATTTTATTTAGTTATTTTAAGTGGAATGTAGTGAAGGGAGAATAAATGCTGTCTGGAAAAAAGAATTTGGATAAAATGAAGAAATCTGAAAAGGATGAAACTATTACTACTACCACTACTTATGGAAGTAGATATTTCACTAAAAGCATTCCTAAATTTGAACTACCAGAAGAAGGAATGCCTGCAAGGGCTGCATACCAACTAATTCATGATGAACTAAATTTGGATGGTAATCCGTCGTTGAATTTAGCTAGTTTTGTTACAACATGGATGGAACCTGAAGCAGACATGCTTATCGCTGAAAGTATGGATAAAAACTTTGTGGATAATGATGAATATCCTCAAACACAGAAAATACAAACAAGAATAGTTAATATGCTTGCTAGATTGTTTAATTCTCCTAAAAACTGCCATTCTATTGGAACTGGAACTATTGGATCTTCAGAAGCCATTATGTTGGCTCTTTTAGCTCATAAATGGACATGGAAAAAGCGTAGAAAAGAGGAGAGTAAACCTTACAACAAACCCAACATTGTTATGGGGGCAGATGTCCATACAGTTTGGGAGAAGTTTGCCCTTTACTTTGATGTGGAATTGAAGCTTATACCTCTAAAGGATGATAATTATACGATATCAGCAGAGAATGTTGCAGCAGAAGTGGATGAAAACACAATTGCTGTAGGTGCAGTTGTAGGAACCACATTTACGGGACAAATGGATCCTGTAGGAGAAATTAATGATTTATTGATTGAAATTAAGGAAAGTAAAGGATGGGATATTCCTATTCATGTTGATGGTGCAAGTGGAGGGTTTATAATGCCTTTTATGTATCCTGATTTAGAATGGGATTTCAGGCTGGAACAGGTGAGATCAATCAATGTTTCTGGTCATAAATATGGGCTTGTATATCCTGGAATTGGCTGGTTAATCTTTAAAGATAAAAAAGACTTGCCTGAAGAACTTATATTCAACATAAACTATTTGGGAGGATCAATGCCCAATTATTCTTTGAACTTCTCTAAAGGTAGCAGCACAATCATAGCACAATATTACAACTTTATAAGGCTTGGATTTGATGGTTACAAGGATATTATGCAAAATATGTCTGTAAACGCACATTATCTTGCATATAAATTAAAAGAATCAGGAAAATTTGAGTTGATAAATAAAGATGTTGAATTTCCGTTGGTAGCTGTAACATTAAAAAACTCTGAATTTAGTGCGTTCCAACTTTCAGAAAAACTCCGAGAGAAAGGATGGATAATACCAGCATATACACTTCCTGCTAATGCACAGGATGTTACGGTCTTGCGTATGGTTATTAAAGAAAGTTTCAGCAGAGATATGGTGGATTTGCTCTTTGAAGACATAATGGGAGCATGTAAAAAGCTGGAAAAAGTATATGTAGAAGAACCAATGAAAGAAAAAGATCATTCCTTACTTTATTGAACTTATTTTAACTTAAACTTCTATTTTTCTTTGTTTAACTATTATATTTCAGTATACGTCTCTATACTGCTTAATTAAAATAAAAAAATATATTTTAACATTATTTTTATAGAAAAATTAATAAAATTTATCATATTTCATGATTGAATAATAGAAATATTTATTTATGCTAAAAGAATTAATTCTAAAGAGAGATTATTAACTCTACTTGTATTTAAATGGGGAATTTTTTCATGAAAATCGCAATAATTGGTGGAACAGGAGATCAAGGAATAGGATTAGCACTGCGGTTTGTAAAAGCCGGCGAAAAGGTTATAATTGGTTCAAGAGACATTAAAAAAGCTGAAAACACTGTTAACATGATCAAAAATATGTTAGATGGTGATGAAGTCAACAATGTTACTAGTGGAACAAACGAAGATGCAGCAAAAGAATGCGAAATAGCCGTATTAACAGTGCCTCTTCAAGCTCAAATGGCAACCCTTAGAAGTATAAAGGAGATGTTAGAAAATAAAATACTTATTGATGCAACAGTTCCTTTAGACGGATGCCTTGGGGGAAAACCAACCAGATACATTGATGTTTGGCAGGGTTCTGCTGCAGAAAGATCTTCAGAGTTCCTTAAGGACAAAAATGTAAAAGTAGTATCTGCATTCAATAATATAAGTGCTGCAAGCTTGATTAACGATGATTGCGAGGTTCAATGTGATTGCTTAATTTCAGGGGATGACTTAGACTCTAAAAAAGAAGCAATGATACTTGCAGAGAAAATTCCAGGAGTAAGGGCTATAGACTGCGGCCCTCTTGAAAGTGCAAGGATTGTAGAAAAGATTACTCCTCTTCTTATAAATCTTAATATTAAAAATAAAATAAAATTAGCAGGTTTAAGAATAACAGAATTAGATTAATCTTAAATTAAATTTAAAGGGAAGTAAAGATGAAATATATAAAAAAAACAGCTAAAGAAATAACAAAACATGCTCTTGCAGTTATTGATAAAATTGATGAAAAAGAAGTCTCTAATATGATAGATACAATTGTAGATTCTGATTGTGTCTTTATTGTAGGTACTGGAAGGTCTGAACTTGTTGGAAAAATGTTTGCAATGAGACTCATGCACCTGGGATTTACAGTTTATGTGGTGGGGGATGTTACAACCCCTGCAATTAAAGAAAAAGACTGTTTAATTGCAATATCTGGCTCTGGAGAAACTAAAACAGTTACACTTGCAGCAGAAACAGCAAAAGAAGTTAATGCCAATGTTGTGGGAATAACTGGAAATCCTGAATCCAGATTAAGGAAAAGTTTGGATGTAACCATAAATATAAAAAGTAAAACAAAAGTACCATGGAAATATTATACATCCAATGTTTTAAAGGGCGATTATGATGATTTGACTCCTATGGGAACTCTTTTTGAAGACAGTACTCATTTATTCCTTGATGGCCTTATAGCAGAGTTTATGGCTCATCTCGGTAAAAAGGAAATTGATCTAAAGAGGAGACATGCCATAATAGAAAAATAAAGGGTGATCATAATATTTCTTTATTTTTTTTATCCCTAAATTGGTTATTATAACATTATATTATTAATTTCATCATTTATTTTTAGTTTATCAGGTGGAAAAATGAATTCAGAGCTATCTGGAAAGTTAATAATTATCAAAGATAAAAAAGCAACCAAGCTGTATGAAAAAAGTCATTATGGAAACATGGCCCCTGAAGGGCTTCAGCTATCACTTATTGAAGCTGTTCATCTGGCTGAAAAAGGAAAATTAAACATTTTAAAAAAGGGAAAAACAATTTCATTAGATGAAATGTTTCAAATGCTCCGCAGGGAGGAATTAGAAACAAAATATCTTGTTTTCAGCGACCTTAGAAACAGAGGATATATAGTAAAAACAGGATTTAAATATGGCTCAGAATTCAGGCTTTATGAGAGAGGAAAATCACCAGGAAATGGTCACTCAGATTATCTGGTAAAAGTAGTATCAGAGGATTATGAGATTAAGGCATCTGATTTTTCAAGTTATGTGCGAGTAGCACACGGAGTTAACAAAAAGCTCCTTTTTGCAGTTGTTGATGAAGAAAATGACATTACTTATTATAATATAGAATGGACACGTCCATAAAACTGATTTTTTATTAGAATATCACCATTATTTATAAAATGAAAATGTAATGGTAAAATATAATCATTTTTATAAACATATATTCAATTTATCAGGTGATCAAGTGATAGATCCATGGAGTTCAGCCATAATCGATTATGAAAAACTAACCGAGCAATTTGGAATCAAACCATTTGAAGATTTCAAAAAAGACATAGAAAACCCTCATATTTTAATGAAAAGAGGCGTTATATTTGGTCAAAGAGATTATGGGCGAATAGTAAAGGCAATGAGAGAAAAAAAAGAATTTGCAGTTGTAAGTGGCATGATGCCTAGTGGTAAGATGCATATTGGCCACAAAATGATTGTAGACCAGCTGAACTGGTATCAAAAGAATGGGGCAGATATTTATATTCCAATAGCAGACATGGAAGCTTATTCTGCAAGGGGCGTTGATTTTGAAGATTCAAAGGAACTTGCAATCTTTGAATACATCACAAATTACATAGCACTGGGTCTGGACTTTGAAAAAGATAATATTGATGTATATTTACAGTCTGAAAATCAAATCGTTGTAGACCTTGCCTATATATTGTCAAAAAGGGTTAATTTCAATGAAATGAAGGCAATATATGGTTTCTCAGGGAGCGCAAACTTTGCACATATGTATGCTCCATTAATTCAGGTGGCAGATATTCTTCATCCTCAAATTAAAGAATGTGGCGGTCCAAAGCCAGTTGTGGTTCCAGTAGGGCCAGATCAAGACCCCCATATAAGACTAACCAGGGATGTTGCAGAACGATTTAAAAGCAAATATGGATTTATAACACCGTCTTCAACTTACCACAGGTTTATCACTGGACTTACAGGAGATAAAATGTCAAGTAGTAAACCTAAAACTGCCATATTTTTAAGTGATTCTCCTCAAACGGCTCAAAAAAAGGTTAAATCTGCTAAAACTGGTGGAAGAGAAAGTTTAGATGAGCAGCGTGAATTAGGAGGTATTCCGGAGGATTGCACAGTTTATGAACTGCTTTTATATCACTTAACTGGATCAGATGATGAACTTAAAGAAGTATATCATAACTGCAAAAACGGAAATATTATGTGTGGGGAATGCAAAAATAATGCATCAAGCATGATGAAAAACTTCTTTGAAGATTTTAACCAAAAAAGAGAAAAAGCAAAGAAAAAAGCTCAAAAAATTTTAGATAGGGAATCCAAATGTTAGACAAAAGATTTGATACAACAGGTACTGAATATGAAGGATTTTTAAATGGCATATACAAACGTAATGAAACTTTTTTAATTATATCTGCAGCAATATTCTTGTCCTCTCTTTTTGTAGGTTATTTATTCTCTGGAGTCAT includes these proteins:
- the endA gene encoding tRNA-intron lyase, coding for MNSELSGKLIIIKDKKATKLYEKSHYGNMAPEGLQLSLIEAVHLAEKGKLNILKKGKTISLDEMFQMLRREELETKYLVFSDLRNRGYIVKTGFKYGSEFRLYERGKSPGNGHSDYLVKVVSEDYEIKASDFSSYVRVAHGVNKKLLFAVVDEENDITYYNIEWTRP
- a CDS encoding glutamate decarboxylase translates to MLSGKKNLDKMKKSEKDETITTTTTYGSRYFTKSIPKFELPEEGMPARAAYQLIHDELNLDGNPSLNLASFVTTWMEPEADMLIAESMDKNFVDNDEYPQTQKIQTRIVNMLARLFNSPKNCHSIGTGTIGSSEAIMLALLAHKWTWKKRRKEESKPYNKPNIVMGADVHTVWEKFALYFDVELKLIPLKDDNYTISAENVAAEVDENTIAVGAVVGTTFTGQMDPVGEINDLLIEIKESKGWDIPIHVDGASGGFIMPFMYPDLEWDFRLEQVRSINVSGHKYGLVYPGIGWLIFKDKKDLPEELIFNINYLGGSMPNYSLNFSKGSSTIIAQYYNFIRLGFDGYKDIMQNMSVNAHYLAYKLKESGKFELINKDVEFPLVAVTLKNSEFSAFQLSEKLREKGWIIPAYTLPANAQDVTVLRMVIKESFSRDMVDLLFEDIMGACKKLEKVYVEEPMKEKDHSLLY
- the hxlB gene encoding 6-phospho-3-hexuloisomerase, whose protein sequence is MKYIKKTAKEITKHALAVIDKIDEKEVSNMIDTIVDSDCVFIVGTGRSELVGKMFAMRLMHLGFTVYVVGDVTTPAIKEKDCLIAISGSGETKTVTLAAETAKEVNANVVGITGNPESRLRKSLDVTINIKSKTKVPWKYYTSNVLKGDYDDLTPMGTLFEDSTHLFLDGLIAEFMAHLGKKEIDLKRRHAIIEK
- a CDS encoding DUF308 domain-containing protein, yielding MADERNVFVGILAVILGLIVITFPLISVSTLNVLTGIGLIFVGIWLIVQCITIWEKNPAAGISDFILAIFAILFGIVFVGDIKLFEFFTFLALYIVGFFIFLVGLVTIFSGKGIKGKAVGIIGIIFGVIYIIIGTYMGNPFFLAAIIGAFLIIAGIMELLDMFGENKE
- a CDS encoding tryptophan--tRNA ligase — translated: MIDPWSSAIIDYEKLTEQFGIKPFEDFKKDIENPHILMKRGVIFGQRDYGRIVKAMREKKEFAVVSGMMPSGKMHIGHKMIVDQLNWYQKNGADIYIPIADMEAYSARGVDFEDSKELAIFEYITNYIALGLDFEKDNIDVYLQSENQIVVDLAYILSKRVNFNEMKAIYGFSGSANFAHMYAPLIQVADILHPQIKECGGPKPVVVPVGPDQDPHIRLTRDVAERFKSKYGFITPSSTYHRFITGLTGDKMSSSKPKTAIFLSDSPQTAQKKVKSAKTGGRESLDEQRELGGIPEDCTVYELLLYHLTGSDDELKEVYHNCKNGNIMCGECKNNASSMMKNFFEDFNQKREKAKKKAQKILDRESKC
- a CDS encoding sugar phosphate isomerase/epimerase — protein: MKIGVSTLALFPMNFEEILNYLEQINVEYCEIIKEYPYECVDYKLVNSYNFKTSVHAPLSDLNIASLNETIRKASVREVKESMDLASKIGSDVVVVHPGQMAFLTRKFKTQIMDMALKSLYECSKYAEELGLKMSVENMPDMECMICKDLDELHELTGKIDSSITLDVGHAHNMGYSIHEMLKYDNIGHIHLSDNDGSFDNHDAIGSKNIDFKTLFNELKGINFDGVCVIEVKKRDEILKSLDYIKNLII
- the npdG gene encoding NADPH-dependent F420 reductase, translating into MKIAIIGGTGDQGIGLALRFVKAGEKVIIGSRDIKKAENTVNMIKNMLDGDEVNNVTSGTNEDAAKECEIAVLTVPLQAQMATLRSIKEMLENKILIDATVPLDGCLGGKPTRYIDVWQGSAAERSSEFLKDKNVKVVSAFNNISAASLINDDCEVQCDCLISGDDLDSKKEAMILAEKIPGVRAIDCGPLESARIVEKITPLLINLNIKNKIKLAGLRITELD